A stretch of DNA from Gambusia affinis linkage group LG24, SWU_Gaff_1.0, whole genome shotgun sequence:
GGAAGGAGATCACAGCATGGCAAACAACACAACGTGGCacagcaaaaaaactaaacgaaaaaaaaaaactcaaaacaaaaacaaaaaaaaacacgactCACTGCAACTGCGTCGGTCGAAGTGCAATATTATCTACTGGATACGTTTGGGAGTTAGAGGTACTGATCTTTCCCTATTTTTAGCGGCGCATCTGCGCAGGTTTTATGGATCTGCTGCGATAAAAGTGCCGCAGCTCAGAAGGAGGAGGGCTCAAAGACAATTGGATTAAAGATGCTGACTCGACAACTTGTCCCGAGGTTAACCCTCCTCACTTCTAGCGCAGATCGGAACGGCTGAAGGTAGTTGGGGAATTGGGTCATAAAGATGATAAACTGAAGGGTGTGAGGGAGGCATACTGTAACTGCGAAGCAGAGGGAACAGAAacaagcttttcttttattgctacAGCCGCAAACCTCAGCGCCTTTTATCAGACCTTTATGTGATCGACaccaagtggaagaaaaacgaTAATTTCCATCgtttttttagaatttaaaaaaacctccaaaaactGAGCATTTCAACTATATTCTGCCTTCCGGAAGCAATACTTTGTGGAGCCTCCATCAATCAagcacatctagagactgaaatcattccagattttaatttggattgagatgtggaaaaaaaaaaaaaaaagtattgaagATCTGATGTTGAACCTCCAGTCTCGTCACAAGACAACCtccacagcatgacgctgccactaACATGTTTCACTAAAGGTAtggaatagatttttttttgttgttattgtttttctagCCACACTTAGGTGGTATAAATTTCTgctaaaaacctcaaaaaatctcaaaaatgttctagaaaaaaacaaacaaacaagtaaatatCTAAGCTCCGAAAGTCAAAAAAATTGCccggaaaaaacagaaattttgagattattgtcagaatttttccagaaaacaacTGGGAAATTTTAGAATATGAAAACCGAAGATTTTTACATTCTGAAGCTCAGACAATTTCCAAAAGTTGAACATGTTCAAGCTTTTAGGattttttctgcagaattaatgagaaattaattatcaaaatttcagaaatctactccttcatttttttccacctaCAATGACTCTAATAGGCTAATAGTGCACACCATGTatcagttttcttccactttaaaatGAGCGAGTTAATGTAAAGCTAAAAGGGTCCACGGAAGTGTTTAActatgtttttctgtcttctacCAGCtcgtaaagaaaagaaaaggacagCAAGCAGAGATGGAGTCAGCCAATGAGAGCTGCAGTGTGCGCAAGGCGTAAAGCATGCCCATGCCACGGAAAAGAAAATTAGTCAGTCAGCACACTGGCGCAGTGCAAGGTGTGCAGGTGCAGCAGCCAGCGGACCAATCGAAAGAAGCCACTCAATGCCTTGGGGAAGGCGGGGAACGGACAAAACTGTACGCCGTGCTCAAGAGTTTTAACATCCTCCTCTCCCTTCTCCCCCGATCGGCGGCGGATGACTCAACCTAACGGAGGGTAAAACTCCCACCACGTCATGCTACATCCACCCCTGATTCAATTTGCAACCGATCTGCAGAGAGCCGCACTTATCACCGAGAGCAGCAAAGTGGGATGGAGGGGGTTGAGCTGACGCATTGTCTCCGTGTGAACCAAGGGCATTGGGAAATAAAAGGAGGCTGCAGTGAAATAATAACAGTTTGTTCTTGCGGCGTCAACGCTGATCTGTTTAGGTCTCACTAAACCCTGTTTGTCGCATCCAGCCGCCCCTCTTCGGGATGACTATTGTTGGTGAATTGTTCTCCAGAGTCCACTAGAATCAATCAGCAGAGGACAGTAATAAAGCAGGGCTCCACATTGCATGTTGAGGGGGATCTGTTATAGTAAGCGAGAGGTGTTTGGAATCTTTCTAAGTCCAGATTATTTGTAATGATGAGATTATTCGCAATTCAAATGgtgaaaactttcagaaaaactaaaatgttttacagtgcatcACAAAAAGTTATAAAGCTAGAAAAGGAGACCTAAGCGAATTGATTGAAAGAACCACTAAAAAGGTAAAATTGTGTGTTTCCTGCTCTGCCTGAGATAAAAGTAGGTGGCCAGCAGGGCGGCGCTCTCACCATGGCTGCAGCCGTGGCTGCAGCTTGTGCGGCCACGGCCGTCTGGTTGGCCTGGTGCTGGGCCGCCTTGATCTTGGCCTGCAGGTGGGCCGGGGGGTGGAAGTACTTGCACTTCTCGCGGGAGCAGCGGCTCTTGATGTAGTCCATGCACACGGTGACCGTGTTGTCGCTGGTGTCGATCATGGGGCTGTCGCTCGGGTGCGCGAAGCGGCAGTCTGTCTCGCCGCGGGCGCAGTTGCCCCGCTGGAACTCGCGGCAAACCTGGCATTACAGGGAAACGAAAACAAGACGATTAAAAGTCACTCTTACTAGAATTTTGAACATTCATTGCATTGAATTATAATCTGtggcatttttaaacaattcttCTGCTTCTGTAACCAATTTCACTTTTTCAGGTTTGTCTGTTGGCACCTAAGCATGGTGCGTTTACTGGCCAGTAAAAGATCAGAGTTTTGTGCTTTAAATGACACGATTCCAGTCAGCAGCTTGTGTCACCAGATTGCTAAGACACCTCTTGTGCAAAACGGTttctttttatacattaaaaaatagtGAAGAATGAAACAATCAAAAGCATCAAATGGCATCTAAAACCGAAGCAACTCGGAATCAAGTTCCTTAAATCAAGCAGAGCTCCTAAACCTGCTTCAATTATAACAGATATATGAATGTTATTCTTTCTTAAACACACTCATATTTACACAAAGTACGCCTACgtgttttgtgcaaaaaagtTGCACACACATGAACGCGCGTTGTCGGCTTGTGTGTAGGCGTGCACACGTGTCTCGGAGGGATACGGCTTAATTAAAGCCAGCTCCATTCAGTTGCTAAGTGATGGCACTCCTGCTGAAAAACACATACAGGCACACGCCCACGCATCACCTTCAGGTCTTAGGTAGATTACTGCTTATCTTGATAAATACGGTGCcgaaaaagtaagaaaaaaaattaaaaagtcctCCTCGTGGACTCTTTCATAATCCCAGTTATTCTCCAGAGTTGTTTGCCAAGAGGGCAGATGGAGGCATTCGGAGTTGGTTCAGCGTCCCAGTTCGACTGCGGCTGTCTAGCAACCACCACTTTGACTTGAGTTAATTCTAGTTCGGATCATTGTGAATTATCATTCCTCACTTTCGCATCGTGGCTCTGAAAGAAGTCAAATTATTCAAAGGAACGTATGCTCAAGGATGCTGGAGTTTGTACTGACTTAAGCACTGACTTGTTTAGCAACGACAACAAAACCCCCACAACATTTTGTTCGGGTCACCTCCAGTTTGTCGGCACGCAGGAGTTTCTGGTTGGAGGACGAACCGGCCGTCACTGACACGGGTGGGCTGCCGGGGACGATGACGGGAGTGCTGGGCAGGATGTCTGTGGGGACCAGGCCCATGCTGTGGGACATCGGGGTCAGGTAAGGCGTGTAGCTCAAGCCTGCGCTGGATCCAAGGCCCTGGCTGACCGGAAACGTCTGCTGAAGACGGAGATCAGAGGTTTCTCCTTGCAGCGTTCTCGAGTAAAATGCAAGGCACTGAAGAATAACAAGATGTGAAATGTTgtgaagaaagagagaagagagacGAGGAGACAGCTGGAACCTGATATTTACTCTACAGAAAAGTACATCGaaccctttgttttttttgtgtgtttttcttttttttaccgtCTGACATTAAGCAggtcaaaaatgatttatgtttcctaaatgtcagaataatgagCGAGATTTTGCTAATTAATCGTGGGAGGGAATATCAATAAATTAgccaaaatattataaaaagttaaaagtttattctgatttaatgtcCTTCAGTGAAAAATATCAGGTGCAGCTGTTACAGAGCTGCGgttgaggaagaggagaggaaagaggGGGGGATCGATGACGGGTAGAAAGATGGCAGGGGTAAAGGAGAGGGGTATGTTTCAAAGAGGACGCAGCAAGAGCggaaagtgagaaaaaaggttgctttttttttttttttcccaacctCTGCATCCTGGAAAGATTTCGCTGAGCAGACATGTTCTGCTCTAGTCACGCCTGGGCGTACACAGATGCAGCTGAACACATCCACACCTGGCAGAGCAGCTCCCAGCGTTAAAGCAACAATATTTCTAATGGATTTGAGCCTGACAGCAGAGTCAGTGTGTggcattctttctttttaattccccccctcccccctgcACTGACCACGGGCTGCATGGTTGTTCCGGGGATCATGAACTGCATCTGCTGAGCCAACATGGCGGCCGCCGTCTTCTGCTGGATCAGGTTGTTCCGGCCGTTGATCTCCAGCTGGGTCTTCAGGTGAGCCGGCGGGTGGAGGTATTTGCAGTTCTCTCGCGTGCAGCGTCCCTGAGAACCAACAACAcgcaagaaagaaagaaaagtttgaaaaaatgttcaaaacagaaCCTGAAGCGTCATGCAAAAGCTGGTAGCATCAACATTTATACCGAACGTGAAAAGATCACAAGAGCAACTTTGTGTCAATCCAGTGGAACAGAAGCTTCTGGTCTGTCTgtaaagaagcattttttttctcatttcaaaatattaaagaaaaaaaaacaactgtgttTGATTTGCCAGCTTGTTATTTCTGCTTGATGTTGGTGGCGCTTTCATCACAAACACGTCGCCCACCAAGTCGTCGGGGCAGACGGAAAAAACGAGGACAGCAAAGAAGGACAAAGGTTGGAAACTCTCGTTCTTGTCGATCTCGGAATCGCATCTGAAAGTCGGACAGATGTGATTGTACGAAGGGTCGGCCTCACCGAAATCCCGGCGGACGAACGCAATTAGTCTGTCAAAGCAGAGGCCAGTGGCTAACACGCGATGATCCACCACCACGAGGAGCTAAATGCAAGAATGAGGGAGGCCGACCTGAGGGAAGATGGGAAGGAAATCTGGGTGCAGGCACACAGAGTGGACTGATATAGATTAGACATGacacagagagggagaggacACGACATGACAGGCTTGACACGGCGGGTCTTGGCTAATGTGAAAGAGGGAAAAGGGAAGCGGAGATGAATTAGAATCAGTGTAGCGTGAGGAGGTCTGCTGCTCCGTCTAAATACCTTTTAACTCCGTGACACAGAGCAGCCTCAGCACCGTGTCCCAATTAGCAACATCCCCTCTCATCGCAATCCCGCTAATTTCCTCTTATGAGGAAATATGACAGGCCTGGCCAGTGTCAACGCTCTGATCAGTAATGACTGAGTTTAATTACTcgactgcgtgtgtgtgtcacGCAAAGCAACAGGACACAAAAGAAGTtctcacaatttatttatttacctgatAATGACAAAATAGGACTTTTTGTGATTAACACCACgtttgggctttgactaggccataaATAAACTATGATACAAACATTTGTCAGCTACCTTTCCAATCCGTCTTGGCTCTCGttccagcaaaaacaaatgtatttggAGCCGCAAAACGCACCAAAAATATAACATAtagtttttattacattgttttgttcatgttgagaaaatcttttggaacttttaaattgaagatcctttgtttttattttccagctctATTCCAGTTGAAATTCAGCTTCCAATTCAATATTTAGGTATTAAAACaaagaccaacaaaaaaaaacatcataaatacactttattcaATGGAACAGTCcttatttattcaaaatgtaaattatttgacaaaacaaatgttcatgtcactatgtttaaaattatttatccatcccaaagggaaattaaatttcaTGAAGGCAGGAAAtactccagtagcagtcagccTTCCGGttaatctgaagaagcctctgactgacgTTTTCAGCCTTTCACGGGTTTTCCATCAAGATGCCACTATTAGCAAATTCATATTCCATTCAACCAATAGAGTCCAAATCAAAGTAGAGCGACCGCTCTAGTCAGGTCGCAATAATTAGGGTtatattaaaatgcaaatcaCACGTCTGAAGTGAGATTTGCAACTCCAACTAGCGTTACGGATGCATCCCAAGGGAGTTCGACACAAATGAACAGAAGAACAATATGGATTATTTCTGTTCACATTTGGTAGCTCAGTGATGCTGCGACAGGGATTTGGTGCTGATGCTGAACCTGCTCCAGAgctctgtttttcctctgcgATACGTGggcagacaaacagaaaaaaatacttttaatcaAGCACGGCTCTTGGTATAATCCTGTTTCGCAGAGCAAACAGCCGACACTCTCCAAGTCTCATCGAGGGGAGAAGTAATAAAAAGGGCCTTTCTTGTGCTGCAGGGGCGATATTAAAAGCAGCCCGCAGAGTCTCAAACACCTTCGGCGACGTTACAGTAGCTTTTCACTTAAAAGGTCTGAACGTTAATGTTTCTACACCTGTGTGACCTATGAACTCTGCTGTAATGATGCTGAGGTAGCCTCAACGACCCAATTTAAGAGCTGGAGTGAGCCAGCGATTCGCCCGCACTCCTCCTTCATGCttcacccgcacacacacacacccaatcACACCTTCCCACACACACAAGTCTCACACGCACACAATCGTAGGCATGCGTGTGCATAGAAATCCGGAGCGTCTGCTCAGACTTCTTCAAAACAGAGGAATAAAGTCACCCGTTTAACCCGGCAACTGAACgccaaaagagaaagaaaataaataagtcatAATTGGAGCCTCGTGATTTGCACCGTGAAATGATGCGGCGGCCGCGCGCATCAGCGGGCACCAGAAAGAAAGCGTAGGCTGGTGCAAGTGTGTGGGGGGGAAACCGCGTGGGAGGGTGTGAGAAAGGGGAACTGGTGCCGGTGCTGAAGCTGCGCTCTGGACATCATCCCAGATCGAGGCTGCGGGGAAGCACGCCGTCGCCATAGCGCCCTGCAGAGATCAAAACAAACCCAAGACCCTCTTGATGAACTTAGGTAGACTAAGAAGGTAGGCAGCTACTCTTCTCTTTGGCCTGTATTTGTTCGTTTGTGGCcggagaaggagagagagatgCTTCGTGGAATTGCTCATCATTATTCCCCGTTTGAAGCGACGAAGTAAAACTGCGGTGAAGAGACTTGGGAGAGTGTTTCAAATCTCACTAAGTGCAGGCTTTTTACCGGAAAACCACCTCGACTTCAAGCATGTGGTTTGACAGCCATCTCAAACTGCTCTGGTCTTTGCATAAATTTCTATTGCTCCTCTCTTCCTTTGCCTCAGGGGCTGCCACCTTAATAATAATCCTAATGTTACATTATGACAATCAGTGATTGGAGAAAAGCATTGGTCGTCACTGtgtttcatttggtttttgtCAAGTCAAAGGTTaaggtgaaaaaagaaaaaagaaaaagacacacCCATTTATGGACAATCTTCAGGCTGGATGTGTTTGCCAGTAAAATATTGTATAGAGAAAGCGTTGAAGTTTTTCTTAGTTAATACTGTTTGCAATATTATGAATCATTTAATAATGTTCTTGAGAAAATAACACTTTGCAGCTGTTTAACACACTGATCTAACTATCATATGCATACATCAAACATATTTGTCTTGAGATGTAATTAAGTTAAATgtgtaagaaaagaaacaatactCTAAATAAGGAATCTGCGAATCAAATTCATTCTTAAATTTGCTAATTAAGCCATAATTAGAGAGCGAGCttatttgaaatgttcaaattGCCCTAAAACCTTCTATTTTCAGGAAATGAAGTGCTATTTATGTATTATTACACTATCTGCTgcagttattttgttttcaaagtattttagcATACTGCCCAAATAACCTATTACTATAATAATGTATTGCCAGAAAGCGATTATATTATTGGCCCAAAAAACCTCATTACATTTTTGGCCAGTTATTATGTTATTGGCTGTAATACGTTTAAAATGGCACTAATTATTAAGCCATTGGCTGTTATTACATTATTGGTTATTCTACAGGGCGTAACTACGTTCAGATGATAAGCCCAAAAATGAGTTGttcactgttagcctttgctgtattttctacagcaaa
This window harbors:
- the LOC122827203 gene encoding muscleblind-like protein 2a isoform X10 gives rise to the protein MALNIASIRDTKWLTLEVCRQFQRGTCSRSDEECKFAHPPKSCQVENGRVIACFDSLKGRCTRENCKYLHPPAHLKTQLEINGRNNLIQQKTAAAMLAQQMQFMIPGTTMQPVQTFPVSQGLGSSAGLSYTPYLTPMSHSMGLVPTDILPSTPVIVPGSPPVSVTAGSSSNQKLLRADKLEVCREFQRGNCARGETDCRFAHPSDSPMIDTSDNTVTVCMDYIKSRCSREKCKYFHPPAHLQAKIKAAQHQANQTAVAAQAAATAAAMTQSTAKAMKRPLEATVDLAFPHGVLQPLPKRPALEKSNGAGSLFNPSVLHYQQALANAQLQQPAFFHTGSVLCMTPASSLVPMMYSATPATVSAATTPATSVPYAATAPANQIILK
- the LOC122827203 gene encoding muscleblind-like protein 2a isoform X11, with translation MALNIASIRDTKWLTLEVCRQFQRGTCSRSDEECKFAHPPKSCQVENGRVIACFDSLKGRCTRENCKYLHPPAHLKTQLEINGRNNLIQQKTAAAMLAQQMQFMIPGTTMQPVCLAFYSRTLQGETSDLRLQQTFPVSQGLGSSAGLSYTPYLTPMSHSMGLVPTDILPSTPVIVPGSPPVSVTAGSSSNQKLLRADKLEVCREFQRGNCARGETDCRFAHPSDSPMIDTSDNTVTVCMDYIKSRCSREKCKYFHPPAHLQAKIKAAQHQANQTAVAAQAAATAAAMAFPHGVLQPLPKRPALEKSNGAGSLFNPSVLHYQQALANAQLQQPAFFHTDHPEVSVTTETECHEAGLGSPKQPLCKYYLASPIEVQQPAC
- the LOC122827203 gene encoding muscleblind-like protein 2a isoform X19; translation: MALNIASIRDTKWLTLEVCRQFQRGTCSRSDEECKFAHPPKSCQVENGRVIACFDSLKGRCTRENCKYLHPPAHLKTQLEINGRNNLIQQKTAAAMLAQQMQFMIPGTTMQPVCLAFYSRTLQGETSDLRLQQTFPVSQGLGSSAGLSYTPYLTPMSHSMGLVPTDILPSTPVIVPGSPPVSVTAGSSSNQKLLRADKLEVCREFQRGNCARGETDCRFAHPSDSPMIDTSDNTVTVCMDYIKSRCSREKCKYFHPPAHLQAKIKAAQHQANQTAVAAQAAATAAAMAFPHGVLQPLPKRPALEKSNGAGSLFNPSVLHYQQALANAQLQQPAFFHTATTPATSVPYAATAPANQIILK
- the LOC122827203 gene encoding muscleblind-like protein 2a isoform X13, giving the protein MALNIASIRDTKWLTLEVCRQFQRGTCSRSDEECKFAHPPKSCQVENGRVIACFDSLKGRCTRENCKYLHPPAHLKTQLEINGRNNLIQQKTAAAMLAQQMQFMIPGTTMQPVCLAFYSRTLQGETSDLRLQQTFPVSQGLGSSAGLSYTPYLTPMSHSMGLVPTDILPSTPVIVPGSPPVSVTAGSSSNQKLLRADKLEVCREFQRGNCARGETDCRFAHPSDSPMIDTSDNTVTVCMDYIKSRCSREKCKYFHPPAHLQAKIKAAQHQANQTAVAAQAAATAAAMAFPHGVLQPLPKRPALEKSNGAGSLFNPSVLHYQQALANAQLQQPAFFHTVPMMYSATPATVSAATTPATSVPYAATAPANQIILK
- the LOC122827203 gene encoding muscleblind-like protein 2a isoform X1; the protein is MALNIASIRDTKWLTLEVCRQFQRGTCSRSDEECKFAHPPKSCQVENGRVIACFDSLKGRCTRENCKYLHPPAHLKTQLEINGRNNLIQQKTAAAMLAQQMQFMIPGTTMQPVCLAFYSRTLQGETSDLRLQQTFPVSQGLGSSAGLSYTPYLTPMSHSMGLVPTDILPSTPVIVPGSPPVSVTAGSSSNQKLLRADKLEVCREFQRGNCARGETDCRFAHPSDSPMIDTSDNTVTVCMDYIKSRCSREKCKYFHPPAHLQAKIKAAQHQANQTAVAAQAAATAAAMTQSTAKAMKRPLEATVDLAFPHGVLQPLPKRPALEKSNGAGSLFNPSVLHYQQALANAQLQQPAFFHTGSVLCMTPASSLDHPEVSVTTETECHEAGLGSPKQPLCKYYLASPIEVQQPAC
- the LOC122827203 gene encoding muscleblind-like protein 2a isoform X20 — translated: MALNIASIRDTKWLTLEVCRQFQRGTCSRSDEECKFAHPPKSCQVENGRVIACFDSLKGRCTRENCKYLHPPAHLKTQLEINGRNNLIQQKTAAAMLAQQMQFMIPGTTMQPVQTFPVSQGLGSSAGLSYTPYLTPMSHSMGLVPTDILPSTPVIVPGSPPVSVTAGSSSNQKLLRADKLEVCREFQRGNCARGETDCRFAHPSDSPMIDTSDNTVTVCMDYIKSRCSREKCKYFHPPAHLQAKIKAAQHQANQTAVAAQAAATAAAMTQSTAKAMKRPLEATVDLAFPHGVLQPLPKRPALEKSNGAGSLFNPSVLHYQQALANAQLQQPAFFHTATTPATSVPYAATAPANQIILK
- the LOC122827203 gene encoding muscleblind-like protein 2a isoform X6, whose amino-acid sequence is MALNIASIRDTKWLTLEVCRQFQRGTCSRSDEECKFAHPPKSCQVENGRVIACFDSLKGRCTRENCKYLHPPAHLKTQLEINGRNNLIQQKTAAAMLAQQMQFMIPGTTMQPVQTFPVSQGLGSSAGLSYTPYLTPMSHSMGLVPTDILPSTPVIVPGSPPVSVTAGSSSNQKLLRADKLEVCREFQRGNCARGETDCRFAHPSDSPMIDTSDNTVTVCMDYIKSRCSREKCKYFHPPAHLQAKIKAAQHQANQTAVAAQAAATAAAMTQSTAKAMKRPLEATVDLAFPHGVLQPLPKRPALEKSNGAGSLFNPSVLHYQQALANAQLQQPAFFHTGSVLCMTPASSLDHPEVSVTTETECHEAGLGSPKQPLCKYYLASPIEVQQPAC
- the LOC122827203 gene encoding muscleblind-like protein 2a isoform X22, with product MALNIASIRDTKWLTLEVCRQFQRGTCSRSDEECKFAHPPKSCQVENGRVIACFDSLKGRCTRENCKYLHPPAHLKTQLEINGRNNLIQQKTAAAMLAQQMQFMIPGTTMQPVQTFPVSQGLGSSAGLSYTPYLTPMSHSMGLVPTDILPSTPVIVPGSPPVSVTAGSSSNQKLLRADKLEVCREFQRGNCARGETDCRFAHPSDSPMIDTSDNTVTVCMDYIKSRCSREKCKYFHPPAHLQAKIKAAQHQANQTAVAAQAAATAAAMAFPHGVLQPLPKRPALEKSNGAGSLFNPSVLHYQQALANAQLQQPAFFHTGSVLCMTPASSLATTPATSVPYAATAPANQIILK
- the LOC122827203 gene encoding muscleblind-like protein 2a isoform X24; the protein is MALNIASIRDTKWLTLEVCRQFQRGTCSRSDEECKFAHPPKSCQVENGRVIACFDSLKGRCTRENCKYLHPPAHLKTQLEINGRNNLIQQKTAAAMLAQQMQFMIPGTTMQPVTFPVSQGLGSSAGLSYTPYLTPMSHSMGLVPTDILPSTPVIVPGSPPVSVTAGSSSNQKLLRADKLEVCREFQRGNCARGETDCRFAHPSDSPMIDTSDNTVTVCMDYIKSRCSREKCKYFHPPAHLQAKIKAAQHQANQTAVAAQAAATAAAMAFPHGVLQPLPKRPALEKSNGAGSLFNPSVLHYQQALANAQLQQPAFFHTATTPATSVPYAATAPANQIILK
- the LOC122827203 gene encoding muscleblind-like protein 2a isoform X17 encodes the protein MALNIASIRDTKWLTLEVCRQFQRGTCSRSDEECKFAHPPKSCQVENGRVIACFDSLKGRCTRENCKYLHPPAHLKTQLEINGRNNLIQQKTAAAMLAQQMQFMIPGTTMQPVQTFPVSQGLGSSAGLSYTPYLTPMSHSMGLVPTDILPSTPVIVPGSPPVSVTAGSSSNQKLLRADKLEVCREFQRGNCARGETDCRFAHPSDSPMIDTSDNTVTVCMDYIKSRCSREKCKYFHPPAHLQAKIKAAQHQANQTAVAAQAAATAAAMAFPHGVLQPLPKRPALEKSNGAGSLFNPSVLHYQQALANAQLQQPAFFHTGSVLCMTPASSLVPMMYSATPATVSAATTPATSVPYAATAPANQIILK
- the LOC122827203 gene encoding muscleblind-like protein 2a isoform X2 codes for the protein MALNIASIRDTKWLTLEVCRQFQRGTCSRSDEECKFAHPPKSCQVENGRVIACFDSLKGRCTRENCKYLHPPAHLKTQLEINGRNNLIQQKTAAAMLAQQMQFMIPGTTMQPVCLAFYSRTLQGETSDLRLQQTFPVSQGLGSSAGLSYTPYLTPMSHSMGLVPTDILPSTPVIVPGSPPVSVTAGSSSNQKLLRADKLEVCREFQRGNCARGETDCRFAHPSDSPMIDTSDNTVTVCMDYIKSRCSREKCKYFHPPAHLQAKIKAAQHQANQTAVAAQAAATAAAMTQSTAKAMKRPLEATVDLAFPHGVLQPLPKRPALEKSNGAGSLFNPSVLHYQQALANAQLQQPAFFHTGSVLCMTPASSLVPMMYSATPATVSAATTPATSVPYAATAPANQIILK
- the LOC122827203 gene encoding muscleblind-like protein 2a isoform X18; protein product: MALNIASIRDTKWLTLEVCRQFQRGTCSRSDEECKFAHPPKSCQVENGRVIACFDSLKGRCTRENCKYLHPPAHLKTQLEINGRNNLIQQKTAAAMLAQQMQFMIPGTTMQPVTFPVSQGLGSSAGLSYTPYLTPMSHSMGLVPTDILPSTPVIVPGSPPVSVTAGSSSNQKLLRADKLEVCREFQRGNCARGETDCRFAHPSDSPMIDTSDNTVTVCMDYIKSRCSREKCKYFHPPAHLQAKIKAAQHQANQTAVAAQAAATAAAMAFPHGVLQPLPKRPALEKSNGAGSLFNPSVLHYQQALANAQLQQPAFFHTGSVLCMTPASSLVPMMYSATPATVSAATTPATSVPYAATAPANQIILK
- the LOC122827203 gene encoding muscleblind-like protein 2a isoform X21, with translation MALNIASIRDTKWLTLEVCRQFQRGTCSRSDEECKFAHPPKSCQVENGRVIACFDSLKGRCTRENCKYLHPPAHLKTQLEINGRNNLIQQKTAAAMLAQQMQFMIPGTTMQPVQTFPVSQGLGSSAGLSYTPYLTPMSHSMGLVPTDILPSTPVIVPGSPPVSVTAGSSSNQKLLRADKLEVCREFQRGNCARGETDCRFAHPSDSPMIDTSDNTVTVCMDYIKSRCSREKCKYFHPPAHLQAKIKAAQHQANQTAVAAQAAATAAAMAFPHGVLQPLPKRPALEKSNGAGSLFNPSVLHYQQALANAQLQQPAFFHTVPMMYSATPATVSAATTPATSVPYAATAPANQIILK
- the LOC122827203 gene encoding muscleblind-like protein 2a isoform X15, with the protein product MALNIASIRDTKWLTLEVCRQFQRGTCSRSDEECKFAHPPKSCQVENGRVIACFDSLKGRCTRENCKYLHPPAHLKTQLEINGRNNLIQQKTAAAMLAQQMQFMIPGTTMQPVQTFPVSQGLGSSAGLSYTPYLTPMSHSMGLVPTDILPSTPVIVPGSPPVSVTAGSSSNQKLLRADKLEVCREFQRGNCARGETDCRFAHPSDSPMIDTSDNTVTVCMDYIKSRCSREKCKYFHPPAHLQAKIKAAQHQANQTAVAAQAAATAAAMAFPHGVLQPLPKRPALEKSNGAGSLFNPSVLHYQQALANAQLQQPAFFHTGSVLCMTPASSLDHPEVSVTTETECHEAGLGSPKQPLCKYYLASPIEVQQPAC
- the LOC122827203 gene encoding muscleblind-like protein 2a isoform X16 codes for the protein MALNIASIRDTKWLTLEVCRQFQRGTCSRSDEECKFAHPPKSCQVENGRVIACFDSLKGRCTRENCKYLHPPAHLKTQLEINGRNNLIQQKTAAAMLAQQMQFMIPGTTMQPVTFPVSQGLGSSAGLSYTPYLTPMSHSMGLVPTDILPSTPVIVPGSPPVSVTAGSSSNQKLLRADKLEVCREFQRGNCARGETDCRFAHPSDSPMIDTSDNTVTVCMDYIKSRCSREKCKYFHPPAHLQAKIKAAQHQANQTAVAAQAAATAAAMTQSTAKAMKRPLEATVDLAFPHGVLQPLPKRPALEKSNGAGSLFNPSVLHYQQALANAQLQQPAFFHTGSVLCMTPASSLATTPATSVPYAATAPANQIILK
- the LOC122827203 gene encoding muscleblind-like protein 2a isoform X7, whose protein sequence is MALNIASIRDTKWLTLEVCRQFQRGTCSRSDEECKFAHPPKSCQVENGRVIACFDSLKGRCTRENCKYLHPPAHLKTQLEINGRNNLIQQKTAAAMLAQQMQFMIPGTTMQPVCLAFYSRTLQGETSDLRLQQTFPVSQGLGSSAGLSYTPYLTPMSHSMGLVPTDILPSTPVIVPGSPPVSVTAGSSSNQKLLRADKLEVCREFQRGNCARGETDCRFAHPSDSPMIDTSDNTVTVCMDYIKSRCSREKCKYFHPPAHLQAKIKAAQHQANQTAVAAQAAATAAAMTQSTAKAMKRPLEATVDLAFPHGVLQPLPKRPALEKSNGAGSLFNPSVLHYQQALANAQLQQPAFFHTGSVLCMTPASSLATTPATSVPYAATAPANQIILK